A single genomic interval of Macadamia integrifolia cultivar HAES 741 chromosome 6, SCU_Mint_v3, whole genome shotgun sequence harbors:
- the LOC122082770 gene encoding uncharacterized protein LOC122082770 isoform X1 has translation MVQLMNTGNLRPESEIPCRNKFPVKLEIEDPLDEEHGPLNKRSKLSPSHQQQWNSGSGAFAPLTIPPSQYNPLDEPSPLGLRLRKSPSLLDLIQIRLSHSNNASSVTNANLDVGNKDSKGAAVPGATDKLKASNFPASLLRIGTWENVSRYEGDLVAKCYFAKHKLVWEVLQGGLKSKIEIQWSDIMAIKANCPENGPGTLDIVLSRQPLFFKETNPQPRKHTLWQATSDFTGGQASLHRRHFLQCPQGLLNKHFEKLIQCDPRLNLLSQQPEITLDCPFFETRGSVFKDPDESKCQGFDPLNNEFVAPFPGFRDQASPSASQSSTSKSELLDPVGRVPAPDHASLETPSPSSVMDTRAIEETGSSEAESLKVLNQWEQCKVPGLRPSMSMSDLVSHIGNCLSEQMNSGNHFSSGEGSQGKDMLEEIAQYLLSDSQQTSASDEKSLMSKVNSLCCLLQKDPATVQSLLLNSESGLDVPNEDKDRFPNSTPDAKFEIKAMADLPVIEGESHDVSSGYNQTPSMSRKDSIGDLLLNLPRIASLPQFLFNISEDGEN, from the exons ATGGTTCAGTTGATGAATACGGGTAATCTCCGACCGGAATCCGAGATACCGTGTCGGAATAAGTTTCCGGTGAAATTGGAGATTGAAGATCCCTTGGATGAAGAGCACGGACCTCTCAACAAGCGATCCAAGCTCTCACCTTCTCATCAGCAG CAGTGGAATTCTGGAAGTGGGGCGTTTGCACCGTTAACGATACCCCCTTCGCAGTACAATCCACTTGATGAGCCAAGCCCATTGGGTCTGAGATTGAGGAAGAGCCCTTCGCTTTTGGATTTAATTCAAATTAGGCTATCTCATAGTAACAATGCGTCAAGTGTAACAAATGCAAATCTTGACGTGGGGAATAAGGACAGTAAAGGTGCTGCTGTTCCGGGAGCCACTGACAAGCTCAAGGCTTCCAATTTTCCTGCTTCGCTTCTAAGAATTGGAACTTGGGAG AATGTTTCGAGATACGAAGGTGATCTAGTTGCAAAGTGTTATTTTGCGAAGCATAAGCTAGTCTGGGAGGTTCTTCAAGGTGGCCTCAAAAGTAAGATAGAAATTCAATGGTCAGATATTATGGCTATCAAAGCTAACTGCCCGGAAAACGGACCTGGGACATTAGATATAGTG CTGAGCAGACAACCTCTTTTCTTCAAGGAGACCAATCCGCAGCCTAGGAAGCACACTTTATGGCAGGCAACTTCAGATTTTACTGGTGGACAGGCAAGCCTACACAG ACGACATTTTCTTCAGTGCCCACAAGGATTACTGAACAAGCATTTTGAAAAGCTTATCCAGTGTGATCCTCGTCTGAATTTGCTGAGCCAACAACCAGAAATAACGTTAGATTGTCCATTCTTTGAAACCAGAGGTTCTGTTTTCAAGGACCCAGATGAATCCAAATGCCAAGGATTTGATCCACTGAATAATGAATTTGTAGCCCCCTTCCCTGGGTTCCGGGATCAAGCATCACCATCTGCTAGCCAGTCATCTACGTCAAAAAGTGAACTTCTGGATCCTGTTGGTAGAGTACCAGCACCAGATCATGCGTCTCTTGAAACTCCTTCACCTAGCTCAG TAATGGATACCCGGGCTATTGAAGAAACTGGAAGCAGTGAAGCTGAGTCGTTAAAAGTCCTTAACCAGTGGGAGCAATGTAAAGTGCCAGGCCTCCGTCCTTCTATGTCCATGAGCGATCTTGTGAGCCACATTGGAAATTGTTTATCAGAACAGATGAACTCTGGGAATCATTTTTCCTCTGGTGAAGGATCACAAGGCAAGGACATGCTGGAGGAGATTGCCCAGTACTTGCTCAGCGACTCTCAACAGACATCAGCCTCTGATGAGAAGTCCCTCATGTCAAAAGTCAATTCTCTTTGTTGTCTGCTACAGAAGGATCCTGCCACAGTTCAAAGCTTGCTTCTTAACAGCGAAAGTGGCCTTGATGTGCCCAATGAGGACAAGGATCGTTTCCCCAACTCCACACCCGACGCGAAATTTGAGATTAAGGCCATGGCTGATCTTCCAGTGATTGAAGGGGAATCTCATGATGTGTCGTCTGGCTATAATCAAACACCATCTATGTCAAGGAAAGACTCCATTGGGGATTTGCTGCTTAATCTCCCGCGCATTGCATCTCTGCCTCAATTCTTGTTCAACATCTCTGAAGATGGtgagaattaa
- the LOC122082770 gene encoding uncharacterized protein LOC122082770 isoform X2 gives MVQLMNTGNLRPESEIPCRNKFPVKLEIEDPLDEEHGPLNKRSKLSPSHQQWNSGSGAFAPLTIPPSQYNPLDEPSPLGLRLRKSPSLLDLIQIRLSHSNNASSVTNANLDVGNKDSKGAAVPGATDKLKASNFPASLLRIGTWENVSRYEGDLVAKCYFAKHKLVWEVLQGGLKSKIEIQWSDIMAIKANCPENGPGTLDIVLSRQPLFFKETNPQPRKHTLWQATSDFTGGQASLHRRHFLQCPQGLLNKHFEKLIQCDPRLNLLSQQPEITLDCPFFETRGSVFKDPDESKCQGFDPLNNEFVAPFPGFRDQASPSASQSSTSKSELLDPVGRVPAPDHASLETPSPSSVMDTRAIEETGSSEAESLKVLNQWEQCKVPGLRPSMSMSDLVSHIGNCLSEQMNSGNHFSSGEGSQGKDMLEEIAQYLLSDSQQTSASDEKSLMSKVNSLCCLLQKDPATVQSLLLNSESGLDVPNEDKDRFPNSTPDAKFEIKAMADLPVIEGESHDVSSGYNQTPSMSRKDSIGDLLLNLPRIASLPQFLFNISEDGEN, from the exons ATGGTTCAGTTGATGAATACGGGTAATCTCCGACCGGAATCCGAGATACCGTGTCGGAATAAGTTTCCGGTGAAATTGGAGATTGAAGATCCCTTGGATGAAGAGCACGGACCTCTCAACAAGCGATCCAAGCTCTCACCTTCTCATCAGCAG TGGAATTCTGGAAGTGGGGCGTTTGCACCGTTAACGATACCCCCTTCGCAGTACAATCCACTTGATGAGCCAAGCCCATTGGGTCTGAGATTGAGGAAGAGCCCTTCGCTTTTGGATTTAATTCAAATTAGGCTATCTCATAGTAACAATGCGTCAAGTGTAACAAATGCAAATCTTGACGTGGGGAATAAGGACAGTAAAGGTGCTGCTGTTCCGGGAGCCACTGACAAGCTCAAGGCTTCCAATTTTCCTGCTTCGCTTCTAAGAATTGGAACTTGGGAG AATGTTTCGAGATACGAAGGTGATCTAGTTGCAAAGTGTTATTTTGCGAAGCATAAGCTAGTCTGGGAGGTTCTTCAAGGTGGCCTCAAAAGTAAGATAGAAATTCAATGGTCAGATATTATGGCTATCAAAGCTAACTGCCCGGAAAACGGACCTGGGACATTAGATATAGTG CTGAGCAGACAACCTCTTTTCTTCAAGGAGACCAATCCGCAGCCTAGGAAGCACACTTTATGGCAGGCAACTTCAGATTTTACTGGTGGACAGGCAAGCCTACACAG ACGACATTTTCTTCAGTGCCCACAAGGATTACTGAACAAGCATTTTGAAAAGCTTATCCAGTGTGATCCTCGTCTGAATTTGCTGAGCCAACAACCAGAAATAACGTTAGATTGTCCATTCTTTGAAACCAGAGGTTCTGTTTTCAAGGACCCAGATGAATCCAAATGCCAAGGATTTGATCCACTGAATAATGAATTTGTAGCCCCCTTCCCTGGGTTCCGGGATCAAGCATCACCATCTGCTAGCCAGTCATCTACGTCAAAAAGTGAACTTCTGGATCCTGTTGGTAGAGTACCAGCACCAGATCATGCGTCTCTTGAAACTCCTTCACCTAGCTCAG TAATGGATACCCGGGCTATTGAAGAAACTGGAAGCAGTGAAGCTGAGTCGTTAAAAGTCCTTAACCAGTGGGAGCAATGTAAAGTGCCAGGCCTCCGTCCTTCTATGTCCATGAGCGATCTTGTGAGCCACATTGGAAATTGTTTATCAGAACAGATGAACTCTGGGAATCATTTTTCCTCTGGTGAAGGATCACAAGGCAAGGACATGCTGGAGGAGATTGCCCAGTACTTGCTCAGCGACTCTCAACAGACATCAGCCTCTGATGAGAAGTCCCTCATGTCAAAAGTCAATTCTCTTTGTTGTCTGCTACAGAAGGATCCTGCCACAGTTCAAAGCTTGCTTCTTAACAGCGAAAGTGGCCTTGATGTGCCCAATGAGGACAAGGATCGTTTCCCCAACTCCACACCCGACGCGAAATTTGAGATTAAGGCCATGGCTGATCTTCCAGTGATTGAAGGGGAATCTCATGATGTGTCGTCTGGCTATAATCAAACACCATCTATGTCAAGGAAAGACTCCATTGGGGATTTGCTGCTTAATCTCCCGCGCATTGCATCTCTGCCTCAATTCTTGTTCAACATCTCTGAAGATGGtgagaattaa